A single Aspergillus chevalieri M1 DNA, chromosome 3, nearly complete sequence DNA region contains:
- a CDS encoding SMP-30/gluconolactonase/LRE family protein (COG:G;~EggNog:ENOG410Q2QX;~InterPro:IPR011042,IPR013658;~PFAM:PF03088;~SECRETED:SignalP(1-21)) → MSVLSLLPLATATLFTAGVSASALHARNSSTQSAPVAYTCGPKTANVTCINRYQSVLPPSFSRDADPTVGYSGTLVPDDPSWASLVPNADFVIFDKKRGLELLGASPKIAHNYIPVLNVIHEAPIYVPELNKLFTTQDGPPGNLTNIMIDLNVDPPKVEAFVTDPPIYQPTGGILHDGMIYWAVQGNNVTLPNGLKQRPGVARVDPKTLKAEWLLNNYYGFFYGGLNDLTVDDVGDVWFTDSDYAYGLGLSNMSNQNQLATYRFRPSTGEVQIADASLQHPNGITFSRDGKTLYVTDSGLETVGPDASTQGFYNYPIRIYFTSTNARNVYAWDVERTETGAPILKNKRNIFQSLEGSPDGIKVAANGFLVVGSGLSNGVDILDQYGSVIARIQTNHPVENIAWAGEDLKTLFLVGIGGITKVDFDLQGPDPKNYFIK, encoded by the exons ATGTCtgttctctctctcctcccGCTGGCCACTGCCACTCTCTTCACAGCAGGTGTTTCTGCCAGCGCACTTCACGCTAGAAACTCCTCTACCCAAAGTGCACCTGTGGCCTACACTTGCGGACCTAAGACCGCCAACGTCACCTGCATCAACCGATACCAGAGTGTTCTCCCTCCGTCTTTCTCGCGCGACGCTGATCCAACTGTCGGATACTCCGGCACATTAGTCCCTGATGACCCGTCATGGGCATCTCTTGTCCCCAACGCGGATTTTGTCATCTTCGACAAGAAGCGCGGGCTCGAGCTGCTGGGCGCATCCCCGAAAATCGCCCACAACTACATTCCAGTGTTGAACGTCATCCACGAAGCCCCGATCTATGTGCCGGAGCTCAACAAGCTGTTCACCACCCAGGATGGGCCACCGGGAAACCTGACCAACATCATGATCGATTTGAACGTCGATCCCCCCAAGGTTGAGGCCTTCGTGACGGATCCGCCCATTTACCAACCAACAGGAGGCATCCTGCATGATGGAATGATCTACTGGGCCGTCCAGGGTAACAATGTGACTCTCCCCAATGGACTGAAGCAACGCCCTGGCGTTGCAAGGGTTGATCCCAAGACCCTCAAGGCCGAATGGCTGCTGAACAACTACTACGGGTTCTTCTACGGAGGCTTGAATGACCTGACGGTCGACGATGTCGGCGACGTCTGGTTTACTGACAGCG ACTACGCCTATGGCCTGGGCCTCTCCAACATGTCCAACCAAAACCAGCTAGCCACATACCGCTTCCGCCCATCCACCGGCGAAGTCCAAATTGCCGACGCCAGCCTCCAACATCCCAACGGCATTACCTTCTCCCGTGACGGTAAAACCCTCTACGTGACAGACTCGGGCCTGGAAACGGTCGGCCCGGACGCCAGCACCCAGGGCTTCTACAACTACCCGATCCGTATCTACTTCACGTCGACGAACGCGCGCAATGTCTACGCGTGGGACGTAGAGCGCACTGAGACGGGAGCGCCAATCCTCAAGAATAAGCGAAACATTTTCCAGTCGCTGGAGGGGAGTCCCGATGGGATCAAGGTGGCTGCCAACGGGTTTCTCGTTGTTGGATCGGGATTGTCGAATGGGGTTGATATCTTAGATCAGTATGGATCGGTTATTGCGAGGATTCAGACGAATCATCCGGTTGAGAATATTGCGTGGGCAGGCGAGGATTTGAAGACGTTGTTTTTGGTGGGGATTGGAGGAATCACCAAGGTAGATTTCGATCTGCAGGGCCCGGATCCGAAAAATTATTTCATTAAATAG